One Paenibacillus sp. FSL H7-0737 DNA segment encodes these proteins:
- a CDS encoding VanW family protein, translating to MNTPQAAMKPIQRSRLRLFAGKRYFIWKRYLKWCTSRSKVAKQRTSEILSNEVMTHATPLLRSLRNVDMVLQYNKITNLRLAIAKLDGLLVRPGETFSYWRSIGKPSKRKGYLEGMVLHYGGFHSGVGGGLCQLSNLIYWMTLHTPLTVTERHRHSYDVFPDEQRTQPFGSGATCSYNYLDLQMKNNTNQTYQLKLWLDDSHLHGEWRCDEQSLYKYEVYESDHRISLEPWGGYIRSNKISRKIFTRTGDLVGDEAVTDNYALMMYSPLLHG from the coding sequence ATGAATACACCTCAGGCTGCCATGAAACCTATTCAGCGTTCTCGACTTAGACTATTTGCCGGAAAGCGATATTTTATTTGGAAAAGATATTTGAAATGGTGCACTAGCCGCAGCAAGGTGGCGAAGCAGCGCACTAGTGAAATTTTATCTAATGAAGTGATGACTCATGCTACACCGTTATTAAGAAGTCTACGGAATGTAGATATGGTGCTTCAATACAATAAAATAACCAATTTACGTCTGGCGATAGCGAAGCTGGATGGGCTCTTGGTGCGTCCGGGTGAGACTTTTTCCTATTGGAGAAGCATCGGTAAGCCCAGTAAGCGAAAAGGGTATCTAGAGGGGATGGTGCTGCATTATGGTGGCTTCCATTCTGGAGTTGGCGGGGGACTGTGCCAGTTGTCCAATCTGATCTACTGGATGACACTGCATACACCTCTTACGGTTACAGAACGGCATCGGCACAGCTATGATGTATTTCCAGATGAACAGCGTACACAGCCATTTGGAAGCGGGGCCACCTGTTCTTATAATTATTTGGATCTTCAAATGAAGAATAACACGAATCAAACGTATCAATTAAAGCTCTGGCTGGATGACAGCCATTTGCATGGGGAATGGAGATGCGATGAGCAGTCCCTTTATAAATATGAAGTGTACGAAAGTGATCATCGGATAAGCCTAGAACCATGGGGCGGATATATTCGTAGCAATAAGATCAGTCGAAAAATATTCACACGTACCGGCGACCTAGTTGGAGATGAAGCTGTAACCGATAACTATGCGCTTATGATGTATTCTCCGCTTCTTCATGGATAA
- a CDS encoding class I SAM-dependent methyltransferase, which produces MEEQDQNLELHPGKGTAPTSEELWNEDTYTAWVARFGTPSEAAAKLIKEPSAKLYPLSSYFGDVQGKKMMNLMGSNGMKAVALSLLGADLTVADFSEANARYAADLAQEAGVQLNYIVSDVLKLPDHVLDGSYDIVFAELGIVHYFTDLAPFMETVRHLLSPGGIFVLRDFHPVTTKLISSKGSTAKVRKHKVSGDYFDTTLEEKKVSYSKYLPSTGKPIDEQEHSVVYWRRWTLGEIVTAAASSGLVIRQLIEEPNLSSDVYDKGIPKTFTLVAGKGQNL; this is translated from the coding sequence ATGGAAGAACAAGATCAAAATTTAGAACTGCATCCTGGAAAAGGCACTGCGCCAACGAGTGAGGAACTATGGAACGAAGACACGTACACAGCTTGGGTTGCTCGATTTGGTACACCGTCTGAGGCTGCAGCCAAGTTAATCAAGGAACCAAGTGCTAAGCTGTACCCGCTCTCTTCTTATTTTGGAGATGTACAGGGTAAAAAGATGATGAATCTCATGGGATCAAACGGAATGAAGGCAGTCGCGCTGTCATTACTTGGAGCAGACCTTACTGTTGCTGACTTCTCAGAAGCTAATGCGCGTTATGCAGCTGATCTCGCACAAGAAGCAGGTGTTCAGCTTAACTATATCGTATCGGATGTTCTTAAGCTGCCAGATCACGTGCTCGATGGTTCATATGATATCGTATTTGCTGAATTAGGAATTGTACACTACTTTACCGACCTAGCACCGTTTATGGAAACCGTCCGCCATTTACTTTCTCCTGGTGGGATTTTTGTTCTACGTGATTTCCATCCTGTGACAACTAAGCTGATATCCTCTAAGGGTTCTACAGCGAAGGTTCGTAAGCACAAAGTTAGCGGGGACTATTTCGATACGACATTGGAAGAAAAAAAGGTCTCGTACTCTAAGTATTTGCCTTCCACAGGCAAACCAATAGACGAACAGGAACATAGCGTTGTATATTGGCGCCGCTGGACGCTTGGAGAAATTGTAACAGCTGCTGCCAGTTCCGGGCTTGTGATCCGCCAATTGATCGAAGAACCCAATCTATCCTCGGATGTTTATGATAAAGGAATACCAAAGACATTCACCTTGGTGGCTGGAAAGGGTCAGAACCTGTAG
- a CDS encoding response regulator yields the protein MYKIILVDDEDEVREGIKQKIAWNNHGFELVGDFDNGRDALDAVEQYRPDVIITDICMPFMDGLGLAKAVMERYRDMKVIIVTGYEDFEYAKQAITLKVTEYLLKPINAREFAEYLSKMKQDLDEEHLQKANIAKLRMQLNQSFPLLRERFLEKLVTTRMKNDEIENKMNYFHIQLQGEANLAIVIDIEMDNRSLDIASDAELLRFAAFNIVQEQLEKEQGGVVFQTRDGKLAAILSGDSEEIEVTTQLLADQVQTSLNKYLKLTATIGIGRKYADLQQIPQSFQEAISSIEYRYLLGIDKVISIQDLEFGKGLDQAHFSSWEKQFISALKTGKASAISEVLSKWFQELKSNSSSIEDCRSSLYQMLVSLMNYVVDIGFPNTELVSHNMFAEVAALKTLDEARNYLERTCHELILKLSEQRTTVRTSQMKAAEAYIRENYCNDSFSLNQLCSHIFMSISYFSVTFKQHTGETFIEYLTRLRLEKAKELLTVTQLKTYDIAARVGYADPQYFSVIFKRNVGITPKEYRQRQKENLLL from the coding sequence ATGTATAAGATTATTCTAGTTGATGATGAAGACGAGGTTCGTGAGGGGATTAAACAGAAGATAGCATGGAATAATCATGGTTTTGAACTTGTTGGAGATTTCGATAACGGCAGAGATGCCCTTGATGCAGTCGAGCAGTATCGACCGGATGTGATTATTACAGATATTTGCATGCCCTTTATGGATGGACTAGGATTGGCTAAAGCTGTAATGGAACGATACCGGGACATGAAGGTCATTATCGTAACTGGTTATGAAGACTTCGAATACGCTAAACAGGCTATAACCTTGAAGGTGACGGAATATTTGTTAAAACCAATTAATGCTCGTGAGTTTGCCGAATATCTAAGCAAGATGAAGCAGGATTTGGATGAAGAGCATTTACAAAAGGCCAATATCGCTAAGCTTCGTATGCAATTAAATCAGAGCTTTCCTTTGCTTCGCGAACGTTTTCTGGAGAAGCTTGTTACTACTCGTATGAAAAACGACGAGATCGAGAATAAAATGAATTATTTTCATATACAGCTGCAGGGTGAGGCTAATCTTGCAATCGTAATCGATATAGAAATGGACAATCGTAGCCTGGATATTGCTTCTGATGCTGAGCTACTGCGCTTTGCTGCTTTTAACATTGTGCAGGAGCAACTTGAGAAGGAGCAGGGCGGTGTCGTATTTCAGACGAGAGATGGGAAACTCGCTGCGATATTATCAGGGGATTCCGAAGAGATCGAAGTCACAACACAACTTCTTGCAGATCAAGTACAAACCAGCCTGAACAAGTACTTGAAGCTGACGGCAACCATCGGCATCGGTAGAAAATACGCTGATTTACAGCAAATTCCACAATCATTCCAGGAAGCGATTTCATCCATAGAATATCGATATCTTTTAGGTATAGATAAGGTTATCTCCATACAGGATCTTGAGTTCGGCAAAGGATTGGATCAAGCACATTTCTCTTCATGGGAAAAGCAATTCATATCCGCGTTGAAGACAGGTAAAGCATCAGCGATCTCGGAAGTCCTCTCAAAATGGTTTCAGGAGCTAAAAAGCAATAGCTCTTCTATAGAAGACTGCCGCAGTAGCCTCTACCAAATGCTCGTCTCTCTAATGAACTATGTGGTCGATATCGGATTCCCAAATACAGAGCTTGTTTCGCATAATATGTTTGCTGAGGTTGCAGCCCTTAAGACTTTAGATGAAGCTAGGAATTATTTGGAGAGAACTTGCCATGAGTTGATACTCAAGCTATCGGAACAAAGAACAACCGTCAGAACCTCTCAGATGAAGGCAGCAGAAGCTTATATTCGGGAGAATTATTGTAATGACAGCTTTTCACTTAATCAGCTGTGCAGCCATATTTTTATGAGCATCAGTTATTTCAGTGTGACTTTTAAACAGCATACTGGAGAGACTTTTATTGAGTATTTGACTCGTCTCCGTTTGGAAAAAGCTAAAGAGCTCCTTACCGTCACACAGTTGAAGACTTATGACATCGCTGCTAGAGTTGGCTATGCTGATCCACAGTACTTTAGTGTGATTTTCAAACGTAATGTTGGGATCACACCGAAGGAATATCGACAGCGACAGAAGGAGAATCTCCTTCTATGA
- a CDS encoding cache domain-containing sensor histidine kinase yields the protein MKPHRFFRSRSIHNNIAISFSLLILCTTIVLSYTSYRLSSAAVMGNSVAYTSQLIEQVKLNIENYISNMESIAALVLTSSDLERYVKGSSSGQDGKVKDKQLASQYLRSVVQSRTDISSIVYASSEGITVSDRLDAVLKPLPELIAQEWYLQALNQTGVAVSSSHVQHLFQDEYRWVVSISRKLSDTFSEMEADRQGVLLVDLNYSVINNLCKQIELGKRGYVFIVDPSGSLVYHPQQQLIYSQLKFEQLETVLGIKSGSVTVNTGNEQKLYTVDTTSFGWKIVGVTYPDDLVANKQQMQGTAALWGAVSLIFAMAISVLLSYALTKPLKNLEINMKKAERGEFDIRVEIESTNEIGKLARTFNLMIMKIKELMSQIVMEQEMKRVSELKALQAQIKPHFLYNTLDSIIWMAETGKMEEVVEMTSSLSKLMRSTIGEGEELIPIARELEHIRHYLTIQNMRYRHKFTYSIEVDEDILECSILKLVLQPLVENAIYHGIKHNPEQGHILIRGKKEQNDITIQVIDNGVGMNPEQMNKLLLQKADYRIGSGVGVANVNHRIQLYFGDHYGLSFTSEMEEGTTVTLRIPALYEEENP from the coding sequence ATGAAACCTCATCGCTTCTTCCGAAGTCGAAGTATTCATAATAATATCGCTATTTCTTTTTCCCTTCTTATTCTCTGCACAACTATAGTTCTGAGCTATACTTCATACCGACTCTCCTCAGCTGCCGTCATGGGGAATTCCGTAGCCTATACTTCACAATTAATAGAACAAGTAAAACTGAACATCGAGAATTATATTAGTAACATGGAGAGTATTGCTGCTTTGGTATTAACTAGTAGTGATCTTGAGAGATATGTAAAAGGTTCGAGTTCGGGACAAGATGGAAAAGTCAAAGATAAGCAGTTAGCCAGCCAATATCTTCGATCTGTCGTCCAATCCCGCACCGACATTTCTTCTATAGTGTATGCAAGCTCAGAGGGGATAACGGTTTCGGATCGACTGGACGCAGTTTTGAAACCGCTTCCTGAGTTGATTGCTCAAGAGTGGTATCTGCAAGCTTTGAACCAGACGGGAGTGGCTGTCTCCTCTTCACATGTGCAGCACTTATTTCAGGATGAATATCGTTGGGTAGTGTCGATCAGTAGAAAGCTATCAGATACCTTTTCAGAAATGGAAGCAGATCGACAAGGTGTGCTACTTGTAGATCTTAATTACAGCGTTATTAACAATTTGTGCAAACAAATCGAATTGGGAAAACGCGGCTATGTATTCATCGTAGATCCGTCAGGGAGCCTAGTCTATCATCCTCAACAGCAGCTGATCTACTCGCAGCTCAAGTTCGAGCAATTGGAAACCGTTCTTGGGATTAAAAGCGGGTCGGTTACAGTGAATACAGGGAACGAGCAGAAGCTGTACACGGTGGATACAACCAGCTTTGGTTGGAAGATTGTAGGGGTGACCTATCCAGATGATCTGGTTGCTAACAAACAGCAGATGCAAGGTACAGCTGCCTTGTGGGGAGCAGTAAGTCTCATCTTTGCCATGGCTATATCTGTGCTTCTTTCGTACGCACTAACTAAGCCACTCAAGAATCTTGAAATAAACATGAAAAAGGCTGAACGCGGAGAGTTCGACATTCGTGTGGAAATTGAGAGCACGAACGAAATTGGCAAGCTTGCCCGAACATTTAACCTGATGATTATGAAGATTAAAGAGTTGATGAGTCAGATTGTGATGGAGCAAGAGATGAAACGCGTGAGTGAGTTGAAGGCCTTACAAGCACAGATTAAGCCCCACTTTTTGTACAATACGCTAGACTCGATCATCTGGATGGCAGAGACCGGTAAGATGGAGGAGGTGGTCGAAATGACCTCATCATTATCGAAGCTGATGCGTTCTACGATTGGTGAGGGCGAGGAATTGATTCCGATCGCAAGAGAATTAGAACATATTCGACACTATCTAACGATTCAGAATATGCGCTATCGCCATAAATTCACATATTCGATAGAAGTGGATGAAGACATTCTTGAATGCAGTATATTGAAATTGGTCCTTCAACCCTTAGTTGAAAATGCGATTTATCATGGGATAAAGCATAATCCTGAGCAAGGGCACATCCTGATTAGAGGTAAAAAAGAGCAAAACGATATTACCATTCAGGTTATTGATAATGGTGTTGGTATGAATCCAGAGCAGATGAACAAGTTATTGCTTCAAAAGGCAGATTACAGGATTGGCAGTGGGGTTGGCGTCGCAAATGTGAACCATCGCATTCAGCTATATTTCGGCGACCATTACGGGTTGTCTTTTACGAGTGAAATGGAAGAAGGGACGACGGTCACTTTAAGAATTCCTGCGCTCTATGAGGAGGAGAATCCATGA
- a CDS encoding zinc-dependent alcohol dehydrogenase: MKALTYQGKKKVKVKEVADPKIEKKDDIIVRITTTAICGSDLHIFNGEIPGMHDDYIIGHEPMGIVEETGPDVTKVKKGDRIIIPFNVACGQCYFCQHEMESQCDNANDAKDTGGYLGYSDTYGGFAGGQAELLRVPYGNFGPFVVPEDAEMEDEKILFLSDIVPTAWWGVESGGVKPGDTVIVLGCGPVGLLTQKFAWIKGASRVIAVDHIGYRLQHAKLTNNVEIYNFEEIKDIEAHLKEITHGGADVVIDCVGLDAKISALEKVETTLKLQGGSLSAFRMASDIVRKFGTIQLVGVYGLNYNMFPLGHLFERNITLKMGQAPVIHYMPLLYKMIKENKFDPTDIITHRLPISKAEHGYDIFSEKKEDCIKVVLKP, encoded by the coding sequence ATGAAAGCATTAACCTACCAAGGGAAGAAGAAAGTGAAAGTTAAAGAGGTAGCTGATCCGAAGATTGAGAAAAAGGATGACATTATCGTTCGAATTACCACTACAGCGATTTGTGGCTCAGATCTGCACATTTTTAACGGTGAAATTCCAGGTATGCATGATGACTATATTATTGGTCATGAGCCCATGGGGATTGTTGAGGAGACCGGTCCAGACGTAACTAAAGTCAAGAAAGGCGACCGGATCATTATTCCCTTTAATGTAGCCTGTGGTCAGTGCTACTTCTGCCAGCATGAGATGGAGAGTCAATGCGACAATGCTAATGACGCCAAGGATACAGGCGGATATCTGGGTTATTCCGATACTTATGGGGGATTTGCAGGAGGGCAAGCCGAATTACTGCGGGTTCCTTATGGTAATTTCGGCCCTTTTGTCGTTCCTGAGGATGCAGAAATGGAAGATGAAAAAATTCTTTTCTTATCTGATATTGTACCTACTGCTTGGTGGGGAGTCGAAAGCGGCGGAGTGAAGCCAGGGGATACAGTCATTGTTCTCGGCTGCGGGCCTGTTGGACTGCTTACTCAGAAATTTGCCTGGATCAAAGGCGCCTCAAGAGTCATTGCGGTTGATCATATCGGCTACCGTCTGCAGCATGCGAAGCTGACCAATAATGTCGAAATTTACAACTTTGAAGAGATTAAAGATATTGAAGCTCATTTGAAGGAGATAACACATGGGGGAGCAGATGTAGTTATTGACTGTGTAGGTTTGGATGCCAAAATATCTGCATTGGAGAAAGTGGAAACCACTCTGAAGCTACAGGGAGGCTCACTCAGTGCATTTAGAATGGCCTCGGATATCGTACGAAAATTCGGAACTATTCAGCTTGTAGGAGTTTATGGGCTTAATTACAATATGTTCCCTTTGGGTCATCTATTTGAACGCAACATTACTTTAAAAATGGGACAGGCTCCAGTGATTCACTATATGCCTTTGCTCTATAAGATGATTAAAGAGAATAAATTTGATCCCACAGATATCATTACACATCGCTTGCCTATCAGCAAAGCGGAGCATGGCTATGACATTTTTAGTGAGAAAAAAGAGGATTGCATAAAGGTGGTTCTGAAACCTTAG
- a CDS encoding DMT family transporter, whose product MKLKKPPLPIPILMLIGIVAISFSAIFIKWSAAPASIQGMYRLLFTSLLMLPFAKPYSGAAFALRKKDWIMLVLSGTMLALHFLLWMGSLKYTSVASSTMIMALEPVFIMLGVYFLYKEKTAVSAILGLSIAIGGVVFIGWGDIGISADNLKGDLLSVGGTVAVAVHMLIGQKLVVRMPSYLYSLIVFLSAAGVFAIYNLFMGISFFNYPANEWGIFLLLAVVPTVFGHILFNWLLQYVSATTVSMNILGEPVGASILAYLLLGEQLTALQWAGGLLVMFGLGVYLYAGRKKTIQVADAIQNAS is encoded by the coding sequence GTGAAGCTTAAAAAACCGCCACTTCCTATTCCGATTTTAATGTTGATTGGGATTGTGGCCATCTCTTTTTCCGCCATTTTTATTAAGTGGTCTGCAGCGCCAGCATCTATACAAGGAATGTATCGGCTGTTGTTCACCTCGCTGCTGATGTTGCCTTTTGCAAAACCATACAGCGGAGCAGCGTTCGCTCTTCGTAAAAAAGACTGGATCATGCTAGTGCTCTCAGGCACTATGCTAGCTCTACATTTTTTGCTTTGGATGGGCTCTTTGAAGTATACTTCGGTAGCTAGTTCAACGATGATCATGGCGCTGGAGCCAGTGTTTATTATGCTGGGCGTTTATTTTTTGTATAAGGAAAAAACGGCTGTGTCTGCTATTCTGGGGCTGAGTATTGCTATTGGCGGAGTAGTGTTTATCGGCTGGGGAGATATTGGTATCTCTGCAGATAATCTTAAAGGTGATTTGTTATCGGTTGGAGGAACAGTAGCGGTAGCTGTGCATATGCTTATCGGTCAAAAGCTTGTAGTGCGCATGCCCTCATACCTGTACAGCTTGATAGTTTTCTTATCAGCGGCTGGTGTGTTTGCCATTTACAATCTGTTCATGGGGATTTCCTTTTTTAATTATCCTGCGAATGAGTGGGGGATTTTCCTATTGCTAGCAGTTGTTCCTACGGTGTTTGGTCATATTTTATTTAATTGGCTGCTTCAGTATGTATCCGCAACTACGGTATCTATGAACATCTTAGGAGAACCAGTGGGGGCTAGTATCCTTGCTTATCTGCTATTAGGTGAACAATTAACTGCGCTACAATGGGCAGGTGGACTTTTGGTTATGTTTGGACTGGGTGTATATTTGTACGCTGGAAGAAAGAAAACGATTCAGGTGGCAGATGCCATTCAGAATGCTTCATAA
- a CDS encoding sugar ABC transporter ATP-binding protein: MDEVLLRMAGIDKFFPGVHALNQCQFELKRGEVHALVGENGAGKSTLMKIATGVYSKDAGQMWYKGSEVEIANTRAAQELGISIIHQELNLMPHLTVAQNIFIGREPRKALKWFVDDLELNRKVQELFDQMNLKLDPKTLVSDLTVANQQMVEIAKALSFNAEVLIMDEPTAALTDTEINELFRMIEQLREKGVGIIYISHRMDELKRITDRITVMRDGCYVDTVRTDSITIDQIISMMVGRELYQTSKPTLSLQTEQVVLEVRNLSSGQMLKDISFHLNKGEILGFAGLMGAGRTEVVRAVFGADPIDKGEIKLHGNTVRIKQPHQAVQHGIGYLSEDRKRYGLLVDMDISMNNAIASFYKFRNAFGWMRDREIRKSAEQHAEALATKTPSVSQKVKFLSGGNQQKVVIGKWLTRDCDVLIFDEPTRGIDVGAKSEIYKLLDQLAGEGKAIIIVSSDLPEILRMSHRIIVMCEGRITGELLAEEASQEAIMKYATMRS, encoded by the coding sequence ATGGACGAAGTATTACTACGAATGGCGGGGATTGATAAATTTTTTCCTGGTGTTCATGCATTGAATCAATGTCAATTTGAGCTGAAGCGTGGGGAAGTGCATGCCTTAGTCGGTGAAAATGGCGCAGGAAAGTCTACCTTAATGAAGATTGCAACAGGAGTCTATTCCAAGGATGCGGGTCAGATGTGGTACAAAGGATCTGAGGTGGAGATTGCCAATACTCGCGCTGCGCAGGAACTCGGGATTAGTATCATTCATCAGGAACTAAATCTAATGCCGCATCTTACAGTGGCCCAAAATATATTTATTGGTCGTGAGCCGCGCAAGGCACTGAAATGGTTCGTTGATGATCTGGAGCTAAATCGTAAGGTGCAGGAACTGTTTGATCAGATGAATCTAAAACTAGATCCGAAGACTTTGGTCTCAGATCTGACAGTTGCTAATCAGCAAATGGTTGAAATCGCCAAAGCTTTGTCCTTCAATGCGGAGGTACTGATCATGGATGAACCAACTGCAGCGTTGACAGATACGGAAATTAACGAGTTATTCCGTATGATCGAGCAATTACGAGAAAAAGGTGTAGGTATTATATACATCTCTCACCGCATGGATGAGTTGAAACGGATCACAGACCGCATTACAGTCATGCGGGATGGTTGTTACGTGGATACTGTTCGGACGGATTCAATAACCATTGATCAGATTATTAGCATGATGGTTGGTCGTGAACTGTATCAAACGTCGAAGCCAACGCTTTCGTTACAGACAGAGCAAGTCGTACTAGAGGTTCGAAACTTATCCAGTGGGCAAATGTTGAAGGATATCAGCTTTCATTTGAATAAAGGTGAGATTCTGGGCTTCGCTGGATTAATGGGCGCTGGACGTACTGAGGTTGTTCGTGCCGTATTTGGGGCTGATCCTATCGATAAGGGTGAGATTAAGCTGCATGGAAATACGGTTCGTATAAAACAGCCTCACCAAGCCGTGCAGCATGGAATTGGCTATTTGTCCGAAGATCGCAAACGCTACGGGCTGCTTGTAGATATGGACATTAGCATGAATAATGCGATTGCTTCCTTCTATAAATTCCGTAATGCATTCGGATGGATGAGGGATCGGGAGATACGAAAGTCCGCGGAGCAGCATGCGGAAGCACTAGCGACCAAGACTCCAAGTGTAAGTCAAAAAGTCAAATTCTTATCCGGTGGGAATCAGCAAAAAGTAGTTATCGGGAAATGGTTAACGAGAGATTGCGATGTGTTAATCTTCGACGAGCCAACACGTGGTATTGATGTAGGAGCGAAAAGTGAGATCTATAAGTTGCTTGATCAGCTAGCAGGTGAGGGAAAAGCGATCATTATAGTCTCTTCAGATCTCCCAGAGATTCTAAGAATGAGCCATCGCATTATTGTCATGTGTGAAGGACGTATAACTGGTGAACTACTCGCAGAAGAAGCATCGCAAGAAGCGATAATGAAATATGCGACGATGCGTTCATAA
- a CDS encoding ABC transporter permease codes for MKIADKGISQPISSKQTGAQSGFKQKLLAFASLIILVIVFSVASSNFFQFSNLVGILVSTAVIGVLALGATFVIITGGIDLALGTVMTFSSVMVGVIITFWGLPVPLGIVGGILAGALCGFISGLMVAKMNIPPFIATLAIMMVTKGLSLVITGAKPIYFNDDPIFAKIAMGKMIPGIPNTIVIFLLLGVIASIILSKTIIGRYNFALGSNEEATRLSGVNTVKWKIVIYTITGIFSGIAGILMASRLNSAQPSLGTGYELEAIAAVVIGGTSLSGGIGSILGTIIGALIMSVLTNGLQIMSVAQEWRTVIVGVVIIIAVYADILRRRKQ; via the coding sequence ATGAAGATCGCAGATAAAGGGATTAGCCAGCCTATCAGCTCGAAGCAAACCGGGGCGCAATCAGGGTTTAAACAAAAATTACTAGCATTCGCAAGTTTGATCATTCTGGTCATCGTATTTTCCGTAGCATCAAGTAACTTTTTTCAGTTTTCTAACCTAGTTGGAATCCTCGTCTCGACAGCTGTAATTGGAGTATTAGCGCTGGGCGCAACCTTTGTAATTATTACGGGTGGGATCGACCTTGCTTTGGGTACTGTGATGACCTTCTCCTCGGTGATGGTTGGCGTCATCATTACATTCTGGGGTCTACCTGTTCCACTCGGAATTGTAGGCGGGATTCTAGCTGGTGCACTTTGCGGCTTTATAAGTGGTTTAATGGTGGCGAAAATGAATATTCCTCCTTTCATTGCTACTCTGGCGATCATGATGGTAACTAAAGGATTATCACTTGTCATAACGGGTGCCAAGCCGATTTATTTCAATGATGATCCGATTTTTGCCAAGATTGCAATGGGCAAGATGATCCCAGGCATTCCTAACACCATCGTAATCTTCCTATTGCTCGGTGTTATCGCAAGCATCATCTTATCGAAGACCATTATTGGACGCTATAACTTTGCACTTGGTAGCAATGAAGAAGCAACTCGCTTATCAGGTGTGAATACGGTCAAATGGAAGATTGTGATCTATACCATCACAGGGATTTTCAGCGGAATCGCTGGTATCCTGATGGCATCACGTCTAAATTCAGCCCAACCATCACTTGGCACTGGTTATGAACTTGAAGCTATAGCGGCTGTCGTCATTGGAGGCACATCTTTAAGCGGGGGCATAGGTTCTATTCTAGGTACAATTATTGGTGCACTGATTATGAGTGTACTGACGAATGGCTTACAGATTATGTCCGTTGCTCAGGAATGGCGGACAGTCATTGTTGGTGTTGTAATCATCATAGCAGTGTATGCTGATATTCTTCGCAGACGGAAGCAATGA
- a CDS encoding ABC transporter substrate-binding protein: MKQRRRGIIMLASLLLATTLLGACNNSDSKKSASGSDKPYIPVISKGFQHQFWQAVKQGAEKAAKEFNVEITFEGPENESQVDKQIEMLQTALDKKPAAIALAALDSKAAIPYLEKAKENNIPIIGFDSGVDSDIPVATAATDNKAAAALAADKMAELIGKKGKVGLVVHDQTSSTGQQRRDGFLEQMKAKYPDIEVLEPQYGGGDQLKSTDLAKAMMQANPDLNGIYGSNEGSAVGVANAVNELQMGGKIVVIGFDSGKQLMDAIRSGVVAGAVTQDPIGIGYQAVKAAVQAIKGETVEKNIDTGFHWYDKNNIDSDEIKPLLYE, from the coding sequence ATGAAACAACGTCGAAGAGGGATTATCATGCTTGCCAGTTTGTTACTGGCTACTACCTTACTTGGTGCTTGTAACAACAGTGATAGTAAGAAGAGTGCATCCGGTTCAGACAAACCATATATCCCTGTCATTTCAAAAGGCTTCCAGCATCAATTCTGGCAAGCGGTGAAGCAAGGAGCCGAGAAGGCTGCCAAGGAGTTTAATGTCGAGATTACGTTTGAAGGACCTGAAAACGAGAGTCAGGTAGATAAACAAATTGAAATGCTGCAGACGGCGCTAGATAAGAAACCAGCAGCAATCGCGTTAGCAGCTCTCGATAGCAAAGCAGCGATTCCATATCTGGAAAAGGCAAAGGAAAACAATATTCCAATCATTGGCTTTGACTCTGGTGTAGATAGCGACATTCCTGTAGCAACCGCAGCGACTGACAATAAAGCGGCAGCAGCTTTGGCAGCTGATAAAATGGCTGAGTTGATCGGCAAAAAGGGTAAAGTAGGTTTAGTTGTACATGACCAAACAAGCAGTACAGGTCAACAGCGTCGTGATGGCTTCTTAGAACAAATGAAAGCGAAATATCCAGATATTGAAGTGTTAGAGCCGCAATATGGCGGTGGAGATCAGTTGAAGTCCACGGATCTTGCAAAAGCGATGATGCAAGCCAATCCGGACCTTAATGGAATCTATGGCTCAAACGAAGGATCTGCAGTAGGAGTAGCTAATGCAGTAAATGAATTACAGATGGGTGGTAAGATTGTAGTTATCGGCTTTGACTCCGGTAAACAGTTAATGGATGCTATTCGTAGTGGTGTTGTAGCTGGCGCTGTTACACAGGACCCCATTGGTATTGGGTATCAAGCGGTGAAGGCAGCTGTGCAGGCGATTAAAGGGGAAACCGTAGAAAAGAATATTGATACCGGGTTTCACTGGTACGATAAGAACAATATAGATTCCGATGAGATCAAACCTCTGCTGTACGAATAG